The following proteins are co-located in the Halococcus agarilyticus genome:
- a CDS encoding SDR family oxidoreductase produces MVGDGRERFEGQTALVTGSTRGIGAAIAERLAAEGASVVVTGKATDAGETVVSGWMDVERTASDMADERRADLESKHPVARMGRPDDLASTVAFLASDEAGFITGESVVIEDDNLPDYRE; encoded by the coding sequence ATGGTTGGAGACGGACGCGAGCGCTTCGAGGGACAGACCGCACTCGTCACGGGATCGACCAGGGGTATCGGCGCTGCCATCGCCGAACGGCTGGCGGCCGAGGGCGCGTCAGTCGTCGTCACCGGGAAAGCGACCGACGCCGGGGAGACTGTCGTCTCGGGATGGATGGACGTCGAACGGACGGCGAGCGACATGGCTGACGAGCGCAGGGCGGACCTCGAATCAAAGCACCCCGTCGCCCGGATGGGCCGGCCCGACGACCTCGCGTCGACGGTCGCGTTCCTGGCGAGCGACGAAGCGGGGTTCATCACTGGCGAGAGCGTCGTCATCGAGGACGACAACCTCCCGGACTACCGCGAGTGA
- a CDS encoding golvesin C-terminal-like domain-containing protein, translating to MNGNESDARGTDTPIERRSLLKLLSAGAVYPFVQTGAAATNEVVLDNPDATTSGTWTSSTFRSGYYGSDYIYANDGSGGSTARYTPDLPADGEYEIYVQVPEGNEDSGTRAPYTVSHSEESQTIDFDQNVSGGQWYQLSSSAFPFAAGTNGYVEVSNDDVGAKYVFADGIKFVQRAVTLDNPDATTSGTWTSSTFRSGYYGSDYIYANDGSGGSTARYTPDLPADGEYEIYVQVPEGNEDSGTRAPYTVSYDGGTQTVDFDQNVKGSQWHRLGSSSFTFTSGTNGYVEVSNDDVGAKYVFADGVKFEKVVPAEIPRGLTVQADDGRTYLEWDNVAGVTYNLKRATSSEGPYQTIASNISNPLGIGDAPASMYYVDEGVSNGTTYYYTVSANTSTDESGNASEASATPTQAPPRASPKALRARSRDGAVDLSWRSVSGATSYEVHRSTTSGGSYSQIDTTSSTIYTDTGVSNGTTYHYVVYPVNGAGMGSLSSFQANAAPRTTADLLYDDGDATLSGTWDTSEYNPGFFGQGYRTANSGSGGATARWEPTLSSQGDYSVWVYLPHGSSSYASAAPYAIDHANGSDTVRVDIRGAQEDWQQLGSSTYTFSPGSGHGVELSNDADGYVVADAIRFVPASETPNVEFGVDWDDPRQHIEGMGCEIQFDCIGANNDMSSCTDERVPEALSDSEAQRWYSEMLSNFRHVRLAMGLYLRGTDSQERLLEGRYAGQIADIAETVQQSGTKVMPTYWSPTPYFKSSDDYLYEGLESTSTTALADMADAMVTDMQMLDQNGIDASIWSLQNEPHVKGGGYSKCGYGNGEYADALHVVGQRIRSEFPSVRIHGPDHNTGSVPSDGLSDAVRSNPEALELIDMWSWHALTSSGNPDSFVGTSSLGDEALGRPVINTEFEYLGGNTNFTHTAKMVMNHFVYMDSPTFFWLHALKPTTVANDESGYGYSLGWFRPPSDSDSSDDGIDVDVGEWTYNDVNWNGIVPFVELIPHDSVRYSVLGDDADDTTRVAMAWEAPNGDRGLALLNDSGSTKSFDIDLGGSMTLSGQSFSESERFTDLGSMTTSTLSVDVDPHTLEVWTE from the coding sequence ATGAACGGTAACGAGAGCGATGCGAGGGGTACCGATACACCGATCGAGCGGCGCAGCCTGCTGAAACTCCTGTCCGCGGGCGCGGTGTACCCGTTCGTTCAAACGGGGGCCGCGGCGACTAACGAGGTAGTTCTGGACAATCCAGATGCGACCACGTCAGGGACGTGGACGAGTTCGACCTTCAGGAGCGGTTACTACGGCAGCGACTACATCTATGCGAACGACGGCAGTGGCGGCAGCACCGCGCGCTACACGCCCGACCTGCCCGCCGACGGCGAGTACGAGATCTACGTGCAGGTTCCCGAAGGGAACGAAGACTCGGGCACTCGAGCGCCCTATACGGTGAGTCACTCAGAAGAAAGCCAGACGATTGACTTCGATCAGAACGTTTCTGGTGGGCAGTGGTACCAACTCAGCAGTTCGGCGTTCCCGTTCGCCGCGGGAACGAACGGGTATGTTGAGGTGTCGAACGACGACGTCGGCGCCAAGTACGTCTTCGCCGACGGGATCAAGTTCGTCCAGCGGGCGGTCACCCTGGACAATCCAGATGCGACCACGTCAGGGACGTGGACGAGTTCGACCTTCAGGAGCGGTTACTACGGCAGCGACTACATCTATGCGAACGACGGTAGTGGCGGCAGCACCGCGCGCTACACGCCCGACTTGCCCGCCGACGGCGAGTACGAGATCTACGTGCAGGTTCCCGAAGGGAACGAAGACTCGGGCACTCGAGCGCCCTATACGGTGAGTTACGACGGAGGGACGCAGACCGTCGACTTCGACCAGAACGTCAAAGGCAGCCAGTGGCATCGACTCGGGAGTTCGTCGTTCACGTTTACGTCGGGAACGAACGGGTATGTTGAGGTGTCGAACGACGACGTCGGCGCCAAGTACGTCTTTGCGGACGGCGTGAAGTTCGAGAAGGTCGTCCCAGCCGAGATCCCGAGGGGGTTGACCGTGCAGGCCGACGACGGGCGCACGTACCTGGAGTGGGACAATGTCGCCGGCGTGACGTACAACCTCAAGCGGGCGACATCGAGCGAGGGACCGTACCAGACCATCGCGTCGAACATATCGAACCCGCTCGGCATCGGCGACGCGCCCGCGTCGATGTACTACGTCGACGAGGGCGTCTCGAACGGCACCACCTACTACTACACCGTGAGCGCCAATACGAGTACTGACGAGAGCGGTAACGCGAGCGAAGCGTCGGCGACACCCACGCAAGCACCGCCGCGAGCCTCACCCAAGGCACTCAGGGCGAGGTCCAGGGACGGCGCGGTTGACCTCTCCTGGCGGTCGGTGAGCGGCGCAACGTCGTACGAGGTTCACCGCTCGACGACGAGTGGCGGGTCGTACTCACAGATCGACACCACGTCATCGACGATCTACACGGACACCGGCGTCTCGAACGGCACGACCTACCACTACGTCGTTTACCCGGTCAACGGCGCCGGCATGGGGTCGCTGTCCTCGTTCCAGGCGAACGCCGCGCCGCGGACGACGGCCGATCTGCTCTACGACGACGGCGACGCGACGCTGAGCGGGACGTGGGATACCAGCGAGTACAATCCGGGCTTCTTCGGACAGGGATATCGAACCGCGAATTCCGGGTCGGGCGGGGCGACCGCCCGCTGGGAACCAACTCTGTCCTCGCAGGGCGACTACAGTGTCTGGGTGTACTTGCCCCATGGCTCCTCGTCGTACGCGAGCGCTGCGCCGTACGCGATCGACCACGCGAACGGGTCTGACACCGTCAGGGTCGATATTCGGGGAGCACAGGAGGACTGGCAGCAACTCGGCTCCAGCACGTACACGTTCTCGCCGGGCAGCGGCCACGGCGTCGAACTGTCGAACGACGCCGACGGCTACGTTGTCGCCGATGCGATCCGGTTTGTCCCGGCGAGCGAGACGCCGAACGTCGAGTTCGGCGTCGACTGGGACGACCCCCGACAGCACATCGAGGGAATGGGCTGTGAGATACAGTTCGACTGCATCGGCGCGAACAACGACATGTCGTCGTGTACCGACGAACGCGTCCCGGAGGCCCTCTCGGATAGTGAAGCGCAACGCTGGTACTCTGAGATGCTGAGCAATTTCCGGCACGTCCGGCTGGCAATGGGGCTCTACCTCCGCGGGACGGACTCGCAGGAGCGGCTGCTGGAGGGACGGTACGCGGGCCAGATCGCCGACATCGCCGAGACGGTCCAGCAGTCGGGGACGAAGGTCATGCCGACCTACTGGTCGCCAACGCCCTACTTCAAGAGCAGCGACGACTACCTCTACGAGGGGCTCGAATCCACATCAACGACAGCGCTGGCGGACATGGCCGACGCCATGGTTACGGACATGCAGATGCTGGACCAGAACGGCATCGACGCCTCCATCTGGTCGCTCCAGAACGAACCCCACGTCAAGGGCGGGGGATACTCGAAGTGCGGGTACGGTAACGGGGAGTACGCCGACGCGCTCCACGTCGTCGGTCAACGCATTCGTTCAGAGTTCCCATCGGTGCGAATCCACGGCCCCGACCACAACACGGGATCCGTCCCGTCGGACGGGTTGAGCGATGCGGTCCGCTCCAACCCGGAGGCGCTCGAACTGATCGATATGTGGTCCTGGCACGCGCTCACCTCGTCGGGCAACCCGGATTCGTTCGTTGGTACGTCGAGCCTCGGCGACGAGGCGCTGGGGCGGCCGGTGATCAACACTGAGTTCGAGTACCTCGGCGGCAACACAAACTTCACCCACACGGCGAAGATGGTCATGAACCACTTCGTCTACATGGATTCGCCGACGTTCTTCTGGCTCCACGCGCTGAAGCCAACGACTGTCGCCAACGACGAATCCGGCTACGGCTACTCGCTCGGCTGGTTCCGCCCGCCAAGCGATTCAGACAGTTCGGACGACGGCATTGACGTCGACGTCGGTGAGTGGACCTATAATGACGTCAATTGGAACGGCATCGTGCCGTTCGTCGAACTGATCCCCCACGACTCGGTGCGCTACTCCGTCCTCGGCGACGACGCCGACGACACCACTCGAGTCGCGATGGCGTGGGAAGCGCCGAACGGCGATCGCGGTCTCGCGCTCCTGAACGACAGCGGCTCAACCAAGTCGTTCGACATCGATCTCGGCGGGTCGATGACGCTCTCCGGCCAGTCGTTCAGCGAGTCCGAGCGGTTCACCGACCTCGGGAGCATGACCACGTCGACGCTCTCCGTCGATGTCGACCCGCACACCCTCGAAGTCTGGACCGAATAA
- a CDS encoding transposase — protein sequence MIVLDNARYFIAKTLKKQAVRGGLLLEFLPPHSPELNPLENCWRQLREAQANWLFRTLDDVKTYLATTLPALNSPQIYEYLC from the coding sequence GTGATCGTCTTGGACAACGCCCGCTACTTCATCGCGAAGACGCTGAAGAAGCAGGCCGTCCGAGGCGGCCTGCTTCTGGAATTCTTGCCGCCACATTCGCCGGAACTGAATCCGCTCGAAAACTGCTGGCGGCAGCTGAGAGAAGCTCAAGCCAACTGGCTGTTTCGAACGCTCGACGACGTCAAGACATATCTCGCAACGACGCTGCCAGCGCTCAACTCGCCGCAGATCTATGAGTACCTCTGTTGA
- a CDS encoding transposase: MKAEGYRIVAIDQHMQTVATEQKRGWFPVNSRPRPAVSGVRKRMNMLGAVTDDGDRFVALTPNQFNAEVAKHFIERYNKIR; the protein is encoded by the coding sequence CTGAAGGCTGAGGGCTATCGCATCGTCGCCATCGATCAGCACATGCAGACGGTTGCCACCGAGCAAAAACGTGGCTGGTTCCCGGTGAACTCACGCCCGAGACCGGCAGTCTCGGGCGTTCGCAAGCGTATGAACATGCTGGGTGCGGTCACCGACGATGGCGACCGATTCGTTGCTCTCACACCGAACCAGTTCAACGCTGAGGTCGCCAAGCACTTTATCGAGCGATACAACAAGATTCGGTGA
- a CDS encoding winged helix-turn-helix domain-containing protein: MLHEAGLSVQTARPIHYKADPEVQRRWRAEFKKVADAEG, encoded by the coding sequence CTGCTCCACGAGGCCGGGCTGTCCGTCCAGACAGCCCGGCCGATCCACTACAAGGCCGATCCCGAGGTACAACGAAGGTGGCGCGCGGAGTTCAAAAAAGTGGCCGACGCTGAAGGCTGA
- a CDS encoding helix-turn-helix domain-containing protein — MTKRGDKLAGVSTAHLHQRFIEETDPKAVKRLTAALEYKLGLSPAKIEAKYGVPEQTVYDWHDRFAERGIDAALHDTPRPGRPRLLSRENHQRFVAAVNAVPTEVGYDAPAWSPALARTSLEETFDIT, encoded by the coding sequence ATGACGAAGCGTGGAGACAAGCTGGCGGGGGTGAGCACGGCTCACCTCCACCAGCGGTTCATTGAGGAAACCGACCCAAAGGCGGTCAAGCGTCTGACTGCGGCGTTAGAATACAAATTGGGACTCTCACCGGCAAAGATTGAAGCGAAATACGGAGTGCCCGAACAGACCGTCTACGACTGGCACGATCGGTTCGCGGAGCGCGGCATCGATGCCGCGCTTCATGATACCCCACGCCCCGGTCGACCACGATTGCTGAGCCGTGAGAACCACCAACGCTTCGTGGCTGCGGTGAACGCTGTGCCGACCGAAGTCGGGTACGACGCGCCGGCGTGGTCGCCGGCGCTCGCACGCACGTCTCTGGAGGAGACCTTTGATATCACCTAA
- a CDS encoding IS630 family transposase (programmed frameshift) — protein sequence MGKKRTKIPDLTKGRVREQLADETDPKAIKRLTAAREYLEGLSGGEIETKYRWDRQTVYNWLDRFEERGFDAALYDDSRPGRPSELSNQQFEQFTAVLHELPEETGYDAPAAWSTALAQHYLIEAFDIGFSRRHVRRLMHKTGVSPKRPRPEPASADEEEREEFEDSRKKVGYRDEDATVVTIDQTRKAVGADLYAAWFPVGERPTVGVSVSREGVNFLGAVTEYGETTVLECGGSFTGKVTIRFLEHLQTKFGEKLVVLLDQATYFTARAVKDFVAEEPIELVYFPTGSPDLNPTEEYWRRLKLVLGNRYFGTCAKIRSAVWSALESISPPGVYQYLCL from the exons ATGGGCAAGAAGAGAACCAAGATCCCCGACCTGACGAAGGGTCGAGTCCGCGAGCAACTCGCGGACGAGACCGATCCGAAGGCGATCAAACGTCTCACCGCCGCTCGCGAATATCTGGAAGGGCTCTCTGGCGGTGAGATCGAAACGAAGTACAGGTGGGATCGCCAGACCGTCTACAACTGGCTCGATCGCTTCGAAGAGCGCGGCTTCGACGCCGCGCTCTACGATGATTCCCGTCCCGGACGCCCCTCAGAACTCAGCAACCAACAGTTCGAGCAATTCACCGCTGTCCTCCACGAATTGCCTGAAGAAACCGGATACGATGCCCCAGCAGCATGGAGTACAGCTCTCGCCCAACACTATCTCATCGAAGCATTCGACATCGGCTTCTCCCGCCGCCACGTCCGCCGATTGATGCACAAGACCGGGGTCTCACCGAAGAGACCCCGGCCAGAACCAGCGTCTGCCGACGAAGAGGAGCGTGAAGAGTTCGAA GACAGTCGAAAAAAAGTAGGCTACCGTGACGAGGACGCGACAGTCGTCACGATTGATCAGACCCGCAAAGCGGTTGGTGCAGACCTCTACGCGGCGTGGTTCCCAGTTGGCGAGAGGCCGACCGTGGGCGTGTCGGTCTCTCGCGAAGGCGTAAATTTCCTTGGAGCAGTGACGGAGTACGGTGAAACGACGGTGCTGGAGTGTGGCGGATCGTTCACCGGCAAGGTGACGATCCGCTTTTTGGAGCACCTCCAAACGAAGTTCGGTGAGAAGCTGGTTGTGTTGTTGGATCAGGCGACGTACTTCACCGCCAGAGCGGTGAAGGACTTCGTAGCCGAGGAACCGATCGAGTTGGTGTACTTCCCGACGGGATCACCAGACCTGAATCCGACTGAAGAATACTGGCGGCGGCTCAAACTCGTTCTCGGAAACCGCTACTTCGGTACTTGTGCTAAGATTCGATCAGCAGTTTGGTCAGCACTCGAATCGATCAGTCCACCAGGAGTGTATCAATATCTCTGTCTTTGA